One Loxodonta africana isolate mLoxAfr1 chromosome 8, mLoxAfr1.hap2, whole genome shotgun sequence DNA window includes the following coding sequences:
- the NEUROD6 gene encoding neurogenic differentiation factor 6, whose product MLTLPFDESVVMPESQMCRKFSRECEDQKQIKKPESFSKQIVLRGKSIKRAPGEETEKEEEEEDRDEEDENGLPRRRGLRKKKTTKLRLERVKFRRQEANARERNRMHGLNDALDNLRKVVPCYSKTQKLSKIETLRLAKNYIWALSEILRIGKRPDLLTFVQNLCKGLSQPTTNLVAGCLQLNARSFLMGQGGEAAHHTRSPYSTFYPPYHSPELTTPPGHGTLDNSKSMKPYNYCSAYESFYESTSPECASPQFEGPLSPPPINYNGIFSLKQEETLDYGKNYNYGMHYCAVPPRGPLGQGAMFRLPTDSHFPYDLHLRSQSLTMQDELNAVFHN is encoded by the coding sequence ATGTTAACACTACCGTTTGatgagtctgttgtaatgccaGAATCCCAGATGTGCAGAAAGTTTTCTAGAGAATGCGAGGACCAGAAGCAAATTAAGAAACCAGAAAGCTTTTCCAAACAGATCGTCCTTCGAGGAAAGAGCATCAAAAGGGCCCCTGGAGAAGAAAccgagaaagaagaggaagaggaagacagggATGAAGAAGATGAAAATGGGTTACCCAGAAGGAGGggtcttaggaaaaaaaagacgACTAAGCTCCGGCTGGAAAGGGTCAAGTTCAGGAGACAAGAAGCGAATGccagagaaaggaacagaatgcACGGCCTCAATGACGCTCTGGATAATTTACGAAAAGTGGTCCCCTGTTATTCCAAAACCCAAAAACTGTCCAAAATAGAAACTTTACGCCTGGCCAAAAACTACATCTGGGCACTTTCTGAAATTCTAAGAATCGGCAAGAGACCCGATCTGCTCACTTTTGTCCAAAACTTATGCAAAGGTCTTTCCCAGCCAACTACAAACTTGGTGGCAGGCTGCTTGCAGCTCAACGCCAGGAGCTTCCTGATGGGTCAGGGTGGGGAGGCGGCGCACCACACAAGGTCACCCTACTCTACTTTCTACCCACCCTACCACAGCCCTGAGCTCACCACTCCCCCGGGGCATGGAACTCTTGATAATTCCAAGTCCATGAAGCCCTACAATTATTGCAGTGCGTATGAATCCTTCTATGAAAGCACTTCTCCCGAGTGTGCCAGCCCTCAGTTTGAAGGTCCCTTAAGTCCTCCCCCAATTAACTATAATGGGATATTTTCCCTGAAGCAAGAAGAAACCTTGGACTATGGCAAAAATTACAATTACGGCATGCATTACTGTGCAGTGCCACCCAGGGGTCCCCTTGGGCAGGGTGCCATGTTCAGGTTGCCCACCGACAGCCACTTCCCTTACGACTTACATCTGCGCAGCCAATCTCTCACCATGCAAGATGAATTAAATGCAGTTTTTCATAATTaa